From Hermetia illucens chromosome 6, iHerIll2.2.curated.20191125, whole genome shotgun sequence, one genomic window encodes:
- the LOC119658713 gene encoding uncharacterized protein LOC119658713 isoform X1 has translation MTCSNVEESHNKPPWLTKPYVADALEIVKLEIIRASSKVIFSVLIAQPFMLNEEVEDASLNCLLEENSEWSKRLRKAIYSNQKVQDNLRRLLPVISRRQTLADSSKILEQAESRWRTLQGLLVLQLILSQIQLYKWEGQ, from the exons ATGACTTGctcaaatgtggaagaatctcATAATAAGCCACCCTGGCTTACTAAACCATATGTTGCAGACGCGCTTGAAATCGTGAAGTTAGAGATAATTCGGGCATCCTCGAAAG taattttttcggTGTTAATTGCACAACCATTCATGCTCAATGAAGAGGTGGAGGATGCATCCCTCAATTGCTTATTAGAGGAGAATTCAGAGTGGTCTAAGCGTCTGCGAAAAGCAATTTATAGTAATCAGAAAGTTCAGGATAATCTACGAAGACTTTTGCCAGTTATATCGCGAAGGCAAACATTAGCAGATTCGtcgaagattttggaacaggcagagtcgcgctggaggACACTACAGGGGTTGCTGGTGCTACAGCTGATACTATCGCAAATTCAGTTATATAAATGGGAAGGACAGTAA
- the LOC119658713 gene encoding uncharacterized protein LOC119658713 isoform X3, with the protein MTCSNVEESHNKPPWLTKPYVADALEIVKLEIIRASSKGDNYCGAMTKFKCSLQVMNAK; encoded by the exons ATGACTTGctcaaatgtggaagaatctcATAATAAGCCACCCTGGCTTACTAAACCATATGTTGCAGACGCGCTTGAAATCGTGAAGTTAGAGATAATTCGGGCATCCTCGAAAGGTGATAACTATTGTGGTGCTATGACAAAATTCAAGTGCAGTTTACAAGTGATGAATGCAAAG taa
- the LOC119658713 gene encoding uncharacterized protein LOC119658713 isoform X2 encodes MNLKCMAQYSQVIFSVLIAQPFMLNEEVEDASLNCLLEENSEWSKRLRKAIYSNQKVQDNLRRLLPVISRRQTLADSSKILEQAESRWRTLQGLLVLQLILSQIQLYKWEGQ; translated from the exons ATGAACTTGAAATGTATGGCACAATATTCCCAAG taattttttcggTGTTAATTGCACAACCATTCATGCTCAATGAAGAGGTGGAGGATGCATCCCTCAATTGCTTATTAGAGGAGAATTCAGAGTGGTCTAAGCGTCTGCGAAAAGCAATTTATAGTAATCAGAAAGTTCAGGATAATCTACGAAGACTTTTGCCAGTTATATCGCGAAGGCAAACATTAGCAGATTCGtcgaagattttggaacaggcagagtcgcgctggaggACACTACAGGGGTTGCTGGTGCTACAGCTGATACTATCGCAAATTCAGTTATATAAATGGGAAGGACAGTAA
- the LOC119658712 gene encoding uncharacterized protein LOC119658712 isoform X1 encodes MSDQTSESSISEYLNDGYIHKILNAYEKQEVEILKYEVESATKKGENFASSLSRLRMQYCLGQNGHTKTLTTIVKSRLGGEVLAEIESEFSIFDRESQVYKIILGECEDMLKSIGDDTHFGPRAIYVDDRIIVLEDLKEQGYTMENVRKGLNKEHCSRILEKLAKFHATTRVLYCKKPELFKYHIVGNIGEVRTPLHTIYENTIETCTKFVSSKEDLSQYANKLETYGKDIIKKLINIFSRDPNGFNVLNHGDMWVNNFLFKSDGKDLDVLFVDFQEGFFGSPGIDFNYFIYSSWSDDVFRNHRKDLIKLYLKTLQDTLKKLGDDNLPSLEIINKEIHSKGDHGLITACCMYPILTTDHPDLADPAIFVLNDEESKETRMKVFDSNNYYNHLKLILPEFVESKFL; translated from the exons ATGAGCGACCAAACTTCTGAAAGTTCCATTTCCGAATATCTAAACGATGGATACATACATAAAATCCTTAATGCCTACGAAAAACAGGAAGTTGAAATTCTAAAATACGAAGTAGAATCAGCAACCAAAAAAGGTGAAAACTTTGCAAGTTCGCTATCTCGACTACGAATGCAATATTGTCTGGGACAAAATGGACACACAAAAACCTTAACAACCATAGTGAAGTCTCGTTTAGGAGGCGAAGTCCTAGCTGAGATTGAGAGCGAATTCAGTATTTTTGATAGAGAATCGCAAGTCTATAAGATTATCCTGGGAGAATGCGAGGATATGCTAAAAAGTATTGGGGATGATACACATTTtggaccaag AGCCATCTATGTGGATGATCGAATCATAGTTCTTGAAGACCTAAAGGAACAAGGATACACCATGGAAAATGTTCGAAAAGGATTAAACAAGGAGCACTGCTCTCGAATCTTAGAAAAACTAGCGAAATTCCATGCTACCACAAGGGTATTATACTGTAAG AAACCTGAACTATTCAAATACCACATTGTAGGAAATATTGGTGAGGTCCGTACTCCATTGCATACAATTTACGAGAATACAATAGAAACATGTACAAAGTTTGTTAGCTCCAAAGAAGATTTATCTCAGTATGCTAACAAATTAGAAACATATGGAAAAGATATcatcaaaaaattaattaacatTTTCTCCAGAGATCCAAATGGATTCAATGTTTTAAATCATGGAGATATGTGGGTTAATAATTTCCTATTTAAAAGTGACGGAAAAGATTTGGATGTACTTTTT GTTGACTTTCAAGAAGGATTTTTCGGCTCTCCTGGTATCGATTTCAATTATTTCATATACTCATCCTggtcagatgatgtttttcgaaATCACCGTAAAGACTTAATTAAATTGTACTTGAAAACATTGCAAGACACTTTGAAGAAATTAGGGGATGATAATCTTCCAAGCTtagaaattattaacaaagaaatTCATTCTAAAGGAGATCATG GACTCATAACCGCTTGCTGCATGTACCCTATTCTAACAACAGATCATCCAGATTTAGCTGATCCTGCAATATTTGTATTAAATGATGAGGAATCCAAGGAAACGCGAATGAAAGTATTTGAttcaaataattattataatcaTTTGAAACTAATTCTGCCAGAATTTGTTGAGagcaaatttttataa
- the LOC119658712 gene encoding uncharacterized protein LOC119658712 isoform X2 encodes MSDQTSESSISEYLNDGYIHKILNAYEKQEVEILKYEVESATKKGENFASSLSRLRMQYCLGQNGHTKTLTTIVKSRLGGEVLAEIESEFSIFDRESQVYKIILGECEDMLKSIGDDTHFGPRAIYVDDRIIVLEDLKEQGYTMENVRKGLNKEHCSRILEKLAKFHATTRVLYCKKPELFKYHIVGNIGEVRTPLHTIYENTIETCTKFVSSKEDLSQDPNGFNVLNHGDMWVNNFLFKSDGKDLDVLFVDFQEGFFGSPGIDFNYFIYSSWSDDVFRNHRKDLIKLYLKTLQDTLKKLGDDNLPSLEIINKEIHSKGDHGLITACCMYPILTTDHPDLADPAIFVLNDEESKETRMKVFDSNNYYNHLKLILPEFVESKFL; translated from the exons ATGAGCGACCAAACTTCTGAAAGTTCCATTTCCGAATATCTAAACGATGGATACATACATAAAATCCTTAATGCCTACGAAAAACAGGAAGTTGAAATTCTAAAATACGAAGTAGAATCAGCAACCAAAAAAGGTGAAAACTTTGCAAGTTCGCTATCTCGACTACGAATGCAATATTGTCTGGGACAAAATGGACACACAAAAACCTTAACAACCATAGTGAAGTCTCGTTTAGGAGGCGAAGTCCTAGCTGAGATTGAGAGCGAATTCAGTATTTTTGATAGAGAATCGCAAGTCTATAAGATTATCCTGGGAGAATGCGAGGATATGCTAAAAAGTATTGGGGATGATACACATTTtggaccaag AGCCATCTATGTGGATGATCGAATCATAGTTCTTGAAGACCTAAAGGAACAAGGATACACCATGGAAAATGTTCGAAAAGGATTAAACAAGGAGCACTGCTCTCGAATCTTAGAAAAACTAGCGAAATTCCATGCTACCACAAGGGTATTATACTGTAAG AAACCTGAACTATTCAAATACCACATTGTAGGAAATATTGGTGAGGTCCGTACTCCATTGCATACAATTTACGAGAATACAATAGAAACATGTACAAAGTTTGTTAGCTCCAAAGAAGATTTATCTCA AGATCCAAATGGATTCAATGTTTTAAATCATGGAGATATGTGGGTTAATAATTTCCTATTTAAAAGTGACGGAAAAGATTTGGATGTACTTTTT GTTGACTTTCAAGAAGGATTTTTCGGCTCTCCTGGTATCGATTTCAATTATTTCATATACTCATCCTggtcagatgatgtttttcgaaATCACCGTAAAGACTTAATTAAATTGTACTTGAAAACATTGCAAGACACTTTGAAGAAATTAGGGGATGATAATCTTCCAAGCTtagaaattattaacaaagaaatTCATTCTAAAGGAGATCATG GACTCATAACCGCTTGCTGCATGTACCCTATTCTAACAACAGATCATCCAGATTTAGCTGATCCTGCAATATTTGTATTAAATGATGAGGAATCCAAGGAAACGCGAATGAAAGTATTTGAttcaaataattattataatcaTTTGAAACTAATTCTGCCAGAATTTGTTGAGagcaaatttttataa